In the genome of Bremerella sp. JC817, one region contains:
- a CDS encoding DUF2235 domain-containing protein, with translation MKNIVVCCDGTSNGLVNDPTNVLRFYRSLERNEEQLAYYDSGVGTLPNPGMLTQKGQRASRIIDMAIGSSVENQACKAYRFLVRHWEPGDQIYLIGFSRGAYAVRALAGMLHSLGMARRELEHLDTLGWTVYCEGEFRAAANFRFAFSQEGRPRVHFMGVWDTVSAFGSITNYRTLPYTANNESIDHIRHAVALDERRTCFQANLFRPDKTDQHQSFEEIWFPGSHGDVGGGYPEEEAGIAKATLEWMYQEAKAAGCQLKQDTVDFFLGRSDQKHPQTKPNIDGTVHNSIRGFVWNLLEFIPRRQWNHDLKPERMSWYFPNLYRRRKVPKDAKRYDQVVWLDGPSDEATG, from the coding sequence ATGAAGAACATTGTTGTGTGCTGCGATGGAACGTCGAATGGTCTCGTAAACGACCCAACGAACGTTTTGCGATTCTACCGTTCGCTCGAGCGAAACGAAGAACAGCTTGCCTACTACGACTCGGGCGTTGGCACCTTGCCCAACCCTGGCATGCTGACCCAAAAGGGGCAACGGGCCAGTCGAATCATCGATATGGCGATCGGTTCCAGCGTCGAGAATCAGGCCTGCAAAGCCTATCGATTTCTCGTGCGTCACTGGGAACCGGGCGACCAGATCTACTTGATTGGCTTCAGCCGTGGAGCTTATGCCGTAAGAGCCCTCGCCGGGATGCTACATAGCCTTGGTATGGCTCGCCGAGAACTGGAACACCTCGACACGCTGGGGTGGACGGTCTATTGCGAAGGAGAGTTCCGCGCGGCGGCGAATTTCCGATTTGCGTTCTCGCAAGAGGGGCGACCGCGGGTCCACTTCATGGGAGTCTGGGACACCGTGAGCGCATTTGGCAGTATTACGAACTATCGAACGCTTCCTTACACGGCCAATAACGAATCGATCGATCATATTCGCCATGCTGTCGCGTTGGACGAGCGACGGACCTGCTTTCAAGCCAACCTGTTTCGCCCCGACAAGACGGACCAGCACCAGTCGTTCGAGGAGATCTGGTTTCCTGGTTCCCACGGCGATGTTGGCGGTGGCTACCCCGAAGAAGAAGCTGGTATCGCAAAGGCCACGCTCGAGTGGATGTATCAGGAAGCAAAGGCGGCTGGGTGTCAGCTAAAGCAAGATACGGTTGACTTCTTTCTGGGACGTAGCGATCAGAAACATCCGCAAACGAAGCCCAACATTGACGGAACAGTCCACAACTCTATCCGTGGCTTTGTTTGGAACCTGTTAGAATTCATCCCACGACGGCAATGGAATCACGACCTGAAACCAGAGCGGATGTCGTGGTATTTCCCGAATTTATATCGCCGACGAAAAGTCCCCAAGGACGCCAAGCGATACGACCAGGTGGTGTGGCTTGACGGACCATCGGATGAGGCGACCGGCTAG
- a CDS encoding lysophospholipid acyltransferase family protein, which yields MRPKLVVDYLVYLIVRIFICVVQATPLSVCARASKFLAWLANDVLKIRGKLVDQNLKHAFPDLTADQRHKLARRSWYHLCLMVCEIAHAPRKLHDTNWHKSIQMHDIHVQIEQALGRRPVVVLLGHFGNFELMGYCTGLLGFPTYTVARPLDNPFLHKYLEEFRSATGQIILPKQGSAPYIEKVLEQNGTLALLCDQNAGPKGCWVEFLNRPASYHKAISVFSMTSGAPVVFLYMRRIGGPMQFEMGVEGIYDPARDGAKGVKEVTQWYNDMLERVVRRDPEQYWWVHNRWKDDRPATKRRKEQEKKEAARVAQAA from the coding sequence ATGAGGCCCAAGCTCGTAGTTGATTATCTGGTTTACCTGATTGTGCGCATCTTTATCTGCGTCGTTCAGGCAACGCCTTTGTCGGTCTGTGCCCGGGCCTCGAAGTTCCTGGCATGGCTCGCCAACGACGTGTTGAAGATCCGCGGCAAGCTGGTCGACCAGAACTTGAAACACGCCTTCCCAGACCTGACCGCCGACCAGCGCCACAAGCTGGCCCGTCGAAGCTGGTACCACTTGTGCCTGATGGTTTGCGAAATCGCCCACGCTCCACGCAAGCTGCACGATACCAACTGGCATAAGTCAATCCAGATGCACGATATTCATGTGCAGATCGAACAAGCCCTGGGACGTCGCCCGGTGGTCGTTCTGCTGGGGCACTTCGGCAACTTCGAGCTGATGGGATACTGCACCGGTTTGCTCGGCTTCCCGACTTACACTGTGGCTCGGCCGCTCGACAATCCGTTTCTGCACAAGTACCTGGAAGAGTTCCGCAGCGCGACCGGTCAGATTATTCTGCCGAAACAAGGAAGTGCTCCGTACATCGAGAAGGTGCTGGAACAGAACGGCACGCTGGCTCTGTTGTGCGATCAGAACGCCGGTCCCAAGGGTTGCTGGGTCGAGTTCTTGAACCGACCTGCTTCGTACCACAAAGCGATCAGCGTCTTCTCGATGACCAGCGGCGCCCCGGTCGTGTTCCTTTACATGCGACGCATTGGCGGCCCGATGCAATTTGAAATGGGCGTCGAAGGCATCTACGACCCGGCCCGCGACGGAGCCAAAGGGGTCAAGGAAGTTACGCAGTGGTACAACGACATGCTCGAACGCGTCGTCCGCCGCGATCCGGAACAATATTGGTGGGTCCACAACCGCTGGAAAGACGACCGCCCGGCTACTAAACGCCGCAAGGAACAGGAAAAGAAGGAAGCGGCCCGCGTCGCTCAGGCCGCCTAG
- a CDS encoding tRNA (cytidine(34)-2'-O)-methyltransferase produces the protein MYEPVFHIVLLEPEIPPNTGNIGRTCVATGIKLWLVEPLGFQVDDATLRRAGMDYWQHLNWEVVPNWQTIEERLKSNRKWYLTKTAKQSYATVEFEKGDVFVFGRESQGLPRELVEANENTSISIPMRTDVRSLNLASSAAVVAYEAVRQQTVRGEYSLPIGESPIG, from the coding sequence ATGTACGAGCCTGTCTTCCATATCGTTTTGCTGGAACCAGAGATCCCGCCGAACACCGGCAACATCGGGCGAACGTGCGTCGCCACAGGTATTAAATTGTGGCTGGTCGAGCCGCTCGGATTTCAGGTCGACGATGCCACGCTCCGGCGTGCCGGAATGGACTATTGGCAGCATCTCAATTGGGAGGTCGTTCCCAACTGGCAAACGATTGAAGAGCGTCTTAAGTCCAATCGAAAGTGGTACTTAACCAAGACCGCCAAGCAAAGCTACGCCACCGTTGAGTTTGAAAAGGGAGACGTCTTCGTCTTTGGCCGCGAGTCGCAAGGCTTGCCGCGCGAACTGGTCGAAGCGAACGAGAACACGTCGATCTCGATCCCCATGCGGACCGATGTGCGAAGCCTGAATCTGGCCTCTTCGGCGGCGGTCGTCGCCTACGAAGCAGTCCGACAACAGACGGTTCGGGGCGAATATTCTTTACCGATCGGCGAGTCCCCAATCGGGTAA
- a CDS encoding glycoside hydrolase family 88 protein, whose protein sequence is MSDARIDQYTQALQFAEKQVAGTVAQHPDYFPIYTEEGKWRHDKELWTDWCAGFFAGMMWQFHLRTGDATWRERAEHYSKLLEHRQHDRDVHDLGFIFLSTYLPWYKLTGDKQLNDVLIQAGRTLAMRFKEKGQYLRSFVSDDSLFIDIMMNVPIIFYAAIETGDEELMRKAVAHCRTTRDKIVRENGSTAHEGLFDLETGEFLKETTHQGLRGDSSWARGLSWSLYGYSKVYALTGSEEFLDVAVRNADFWVENLPEDGVPFWDFDADLSQPAPWGAQKETSAGAIAASGLLDLSKQVKDPAKAAKYRETALKTLDALVQPEYLAINDEGWEGILKHGVYHTEKDLGVDESVMFGEYFFVEALTKVVREN, encoded by the coding sequence ATGTCTGACGCACGCATCGACCAATACACGCAGGCCCTTCAATTCGCTGAAAAGCAGGTTGCCGGAACGGTGGCCCAGCATCCCGATTACTTTCCCATCTATACCGAAGAAGGGAAGTGGCGGCACGATAAGGAGTTGTGGACCGACTGGTGTGCTGGCTTTTTCGCCGGGATGATGTGGCAGTTCCATCTGCGGACCGGCGATGCGACCTGGCGCGAACGGGCCGAGCACTACTCGAAGCTGCTCGAACATCGTCAACACGACCGCGACGTGCACGACCTCGGCTTTATCTTCTTGAGCACCTATTTGCCGTGGTACAAACTGACCGGCGACAAGCAACTGAACGATGTCCTGATCCAGGCCGGTCGCACGTTGGCGATGCGGTTTAAGGAAAAGGGACAGTATCTTCGCAGCTTTGTGTCGGACGATTCGCTGTTCATCGACATCATGATGAACGTCCCGATCATTTTTTATGCCGCCATCGAAACAGGCGATGAAGAGCTGATGCGGAAAGCGGTTGCCCACTGCCGCACGACCCGTGACAAGATTGTCCGCGAGAACGGTTCGACCGCCCATGAAGGATTGTTCGACCTCGAAACGGGCGAATTTCTGAAGGAAACTACTCATCAGGGTCTTCGCGGCGACAGCAGTTGGGCCCGCGGCCTTTCGTGGTCGCTGTATGGCTACAGCAAAGTGTACGCCCTGACCGGTTCGGAAGAGTTCCTCGATGTGGCCGTGCGAAACGCCGACTTCTGGGTTGAAAACCTGCCCGAAGATGGGGTGCCGTTCTGGGACTTCGATGCCGATTTGTCGCAGCCAGCCCCATGGGGTGCCCAGAAAGAGACTTCGGCCGGAGCGATCGCCGCATCAGGGCTCCTCGATCTGTCGAAGCAGGTCAAAGACCCTGCCAAAGCGGCCAAATACCGCGAAACAGCCCTGAAAACGCTCGATGCCCTGGTTCAGCCGGAATACTTGGCCATCAACGACGAAGGCTGGGAAGGGATCCTCAAACATGGGGTGTATCACACCGAAAAAGACCTGGGCGTCGACGAATCGGTGATGTTCGGCGAGTACTTCTTTGTCGAAGCGTTGACCAAGGTCGTTCGCGAAAATTAG
- the ispG gene encoding (E)-4-hydroxy-3-methylbut-2-enyl-diphosphate synthase: protein MEIERNPTRSVKIGSVTIGNGNPIAVQSMTATKTQDIDATVAQVIDLEKAGADVIRIAVDNKKDAEALAEIRRQTSGNLSVDLQENYRLAELVAPHVDKIRYNPGHLYHHEREKPWQEKVEYIIGVAKDNDCAVRIGVNCGSVDPEKLALYEKEDSITPMLESAWEHCDLVDGLDFHRYCVSLKDSDPQKVIQVNRRFAEKRPDVPIHLGVTEAGMPPDGIIKTRIAFEQLIGTGIGDTLRVSLTVPNSRKGEEIEAGRKILDDIKAGRVRTVLDYGLQTLNIISCPSCSRVENEAFVDLAAKVKDLTAYAKDHKITIAVMGCRVNGPGETDDADLGLWCGPNYVNLKKGGEPLGAFGYDEVLVRLKDELDQLIATQTVG from the coding sequence TTGGAAATCGAGCGCAATCCGACGCGTAGCGTGAAAATCGGCAGTGTGACCATCGGCAACGGCAATCCAATTGCCGTGCAGAGCATGACTGCCACCAAGACCCAGGACATCGATGCCACCGTTGCCCAGGTAATCGACCTGGAAAAGGCAGGCGCCGACGTGATCCGCATTGCGGTCGACAACAAGAAGGATGCCGAAGCGTTGGCCGAAATTCGGCGGCAGACTTCCGGCAATCTTTCGGTCGACCTGCAAGAGAATTATCGGCTGGCCGAACTGGTCGCTCCGCACGTCGACAAGATCCGCTACAACCCTGGGCATCTCTATCACCACGAGCGCGAAAAGCCGTGGCAAGAGAAAGTCGAGTACATCATTGGCGTCGCCAAAGATAACGACTGCGCCGTTCGCATCGGGGTGAACTGCGGCAGTGTCGATCCCGAAAAGCTCGCTCTGTACGAAAAAGAAGACTCGATCACGCCGATGCTCGAGAGTGCCTGGGAGCACTGCGATCTGGTCGACGGCTTGGACTTCCATCGCTACTGCGTTTCGCTGAAGGATAGCGATCCGCAAAAGGTGATTCAGGTCAATCGCCGCTTCGCCGAGAAGCGACCTGACGTGCCGATTCACCTCGGCGTGACCGAAGCTGGCATGCCGCCCGATGGCATCATCAAGACGCGTATCGCCTTCGAGCAGTTGATCGGTACCGGCATTGGCGACACGCTCCGTGTTTCGCTGACCGTTCCCAACTCGCGAAAAGGGGAAGAGATCGAAGCGGGTCGCAAGATCCTCGACGACATCAAGGCGGGTCGCGTTCGCACCGTGCTCGATTACGGTTTGCAAACGCTCAACATCATCAGCTGCCCCAGTTGCTCGCGTGTCGAGAACGAAGCGTTCGTCGACCTGGCTGCGAAGGTGAAAGATCTGACCGCCTACGCCAAAGACCATAAGATCACCATCGCGGTCATGGGTTGCCGTGTGAACGGCCCGGGCGAGACCGACGACGCCGACCTTGGCCTGTGGTGTGGTCCGAACTATGTGAATCTGAAAAAGGGAGGCGAGCCTCTGGGCGCCTTCGGTTACGACGAAGTCCTCGTTCGCTTGAAGGACGAGCTCGACCAGCTAATCGCTACCCAAACGGTTGGCTGA
- a CDS encoding nitrilase family protein, giving the protein MPIRAATVQFQHAPGDKAANLKTVQQFALQAASDGVQLITFPEMCLTGYWHVRNLDRDGVEALAETVPDGSSSAALANLSQQTNMVIGAGLIERAADGQLYNTYVVAMPDGKIASHRKLHCFVSSHMSSGDRFTVFDSPLGCKLGVLICWDNNLVENARATALLGADILLAPHQTGGTASRSPFAMGRIEPEVWQQRHTDPERLVAEVNGPKGREWILRWLPARAHDNGMFVLFSNGIGLDDDEVRTGNAMILDCYGRIIAEASQPEDCRVTADLDLDLLDKCTGRRWIRGRRPELYGILTEPQAENLPPREARFSEASTRK; this is encoded by the coding sequence ATGCCGATCCGCGCCGCCACGGTTCAGTTTCAACATGCCCCCGGCGATAAAGCCGCGAACCTGAAAACCGTCCAACAGTTCGCTCTGCAGGCGGCCAGTGACGGCGTGCAATTGATCACGTTCCCCGAGATGTGTCTGACCGGGTATTGGCATGTCCGGAATCTTGATCGCGACGGCGTCGAGGCCCTCGCCGAAACGGTACCCGACGGTTCCAGCAGTGCGGCGCTGGCGAACTTATCGCAGCAGACCAACATGGTGATCGGGGCAGGCCTGATCGAACGTGCCGCCGATGGCCAGCTTTACAACACCTATGTTGTTGCCATGCCCGATGGCAAGATCGCTTCGCATCGGAAGCTGCACTGTTTCGTCAGCTCGCATATGAGCAGCGGCGACCGCTTCACCGTTTTCGATTCGCCCCTGGGCTGCAAGCTGGGCGTGCTGATCTGCTGGGACAACAACCTGGTCGAGAACGCTCGGGCCACGGCGCTTTTGGGAGCCGATATTTTGCTCGCCCCGCATCAGACCGGCGGGACGGCGTCGCGAAGTCCCTTTGCCATGGGGCGAATTGAACCTGAAGTCTGGCAGCAGCGACACACCGATCCCGAGCGATTGGTGGCCGAGGTTAACGGTCCGAAGGGGCGCGAGTGGATCTTGCGTTGGCTTCCCGCTCGGGCCCACGATAATGGCATGTTCGTGCTGTTCAGCAACGGCATCGGTCTCGACGACGACGAAGTCCGCACTGGCAACGCGATGATTCTCGATTGCTACGGTCGCATCATTGCGGAAGCTTCCCAGCCGGAAGATTGCCGGGTGACAGCTGACCTCGATCTCGATTTGCTTGACAAGTGCACCGGTCGCCGTTGGATTCGTGGGCGCCGGCCCGAGCTATACGGAATTCTGACCGAGCCTCAGGCCGAAAACCTGCCCCCGCGCGAAGCACGTTTTTCGGAAGCCTCGACGCGCAAGTAA
- a CDS encoding NAD(P)/FAD-dependent oxidoreductase has protein sequence MNAASVNQSIESFDVVVVGAGPGGLSAALVLGRACRKVLICDGSPGRNAPAEGVHGFFTQDGTPPSELRRLGREQLQPYDVTYREVLVDTAQDTDDGFLVSLRSGSQVVCRKLIVATGIVDELPKLNGLDEIWGSTAILCPYCHGWEFRGKPWAFMAPPEFLIESATLLGGWTDQLTYVTNGNGTIAEADRRWLTERSIAIREEPIAQLVSQSGQLTSIEFETGPAVDCSILQFRAPFHQRSSLAKDLGCTIIAEGPMAGMVKTEPTGATEVPGLFIVGDAAAGPPSVAAAAAEGAFAAAVANRFMLAEEAAQVRPA, from the coding sequence GTGAACGCAGCGTCCGTGAATCAATCCATCGAATCGTTCGATGTCGTCGTCGTCGGAGCAGGCCCCGGTGGCCTGAGCGCCGCCTTGGTCCTGGGGCGAGCTTGCAGAAAAGTGCTGATCTGCGATGGCAGCCCAGGACGAAACGCTCCGGCGGAAGGAGTCCACGGTTTCTTCACCCAAGACGGAACGCCCCCCAGCGAACTGCGGCGGCTGGGTCGCGAGCAGCTTCAGCCATACGACGTGACATACCGGGAAGTCCTGGTCGACACCGCCCAGGACACCGACGATGGCTTTCTCGTTTCGCTGCGATCCGGAAGCCAGGTCGTTTGCCGCAAGTTGATCGTGGCGACCGGCATCGTGGACGAGCTGCCAAAACTGAATGGCCTGGACGAGATCTGGGGATCGACCGCGATCCTTTGTCCTTATTGCCATGGCTGGGAATTCCGCGGAAAACCATGGGCCTTCATGGCCCCGCCTGAGTTCTTGATCGAGTCAGCGACGCTGCTTGGCGGCTGGACCGATCAGTTGACTTACGTCACCAACGGCAACGGTACCATCGCTGAAGCTGATCGCCGCTGGCTGACCGAACGTTCGATCGCCATCCGGGAAGAACCGATCGCACAGCTCGTTTCCCAAAGCGGTCAACTCACTTCGATCGAGTTTGAAACGGGTCCCGCGGTTGACTGTTCGATCCTGCAGTTCCGGGCACCATTCCATCAGCGATCTTCGCTGGCGAAAGATCTCGGATGCACGATCATCGCCGAAGGCCCGATGGCAGGCATGGTGAAGACCGAGCCGACCGGAGCGACCGAGGTGCCAGGGCTTTTCATCGTAGGAGACGCCGCCGCCGGACCACCAAGCGTCGCGGCTGCGGCCGCAGAAGGTGCGTTCGCCGCGGCCGTTGCGAATCGGTTTATGTTGGCGGAAGAGGCCGCGCAAGTTCGCCCGGCGTGA
- a CDS encoding AraC family transcriptional regulator: MSVALVRLPQDTGQVSTYVMQGSAKTVRFYQGLRHAHDFHQVTLLLSAPRSLSWLVNNEARSAKSLSKGELVICPANVPTSVTATDPFDAISVRLSRSLVDRVSRQTGRTGFQLRPMVGTRDPFLETLAEKLAEDVGSECPVLSESLGTALAVHLLREYADFSAPTRSITELSQDDLDDVLRYIDTHLAEKLSLEELAARTSLSSHHFLRKFRAATGLTPRQYVIQCRVVRAKEMLQRGIGITETALTVGFSSQSHLHQHVRNLLGVTPGELARPLPPT, from the coding sequence ATGTCGGTAGCGTTGGTTCGATTGCCTCAAGATACTGGTCAGGTCAGCACATATGTCATGCAAGGCTCGGCCAAGACGGTCCGTTTCTACCAGGGACTGCGGCACGCCCACGACTTCCACCAGGTGACGTTACTGCTGTCGGCTCCGCGAAGTTTGTCCTGGTTGGTTAACAACGAGGCGCGGTCTGCCAAGTCGCTATCGAAAGGTGAACTCGTCATCTGTCCGGCGAACGTTCCGACCAGCGTCACGGCAACCGATCCATTCGACGCGATCTCGGTTCGTCTGAGCCGATCTTTGGTCGATCGCGTGAGTCGACAAACGGGGCGAACTGGATTTCAGTTGCGGCCGATGGTTGGCACGCGTGACCCCTTTCTGGAAACGCTCGCCGAGAAGCTTGCTGAAGATGTTGGTAGCGAATGTCCCGTTCTGTCGGAATCGCTCGGCACGGCGCTAGCCGTCCATTTGCTACGCGAGTACGCCGACTTTTCCGCGCCGACTCGATCGATCACCGAGCTAAGCCAGGATGATCTCGACGACGTGCTACGTTACATCGACACGCACCTCGCCGAAAAGCTTTCGTTGGAAGAGCTTGCCGCACGCACGAGCTTGAGCTCGCATCACTTTCTGCGGAAGTTTCGGGCCGCGACCGGGCTAACGCCGCGACAGTATGTGATTCAATGCCGCGTCGTGCGTGCGAAGGAGATGCTGCAGCGCGGCATCGGAATCACTGAGACCGCACTGACGGTCGGCTTTTCCAGTCAAAGCCATTTGCATCAACATGTGCGAAACCTGTTGGGGGTCACGCCGGGCGAACTTGCGCGGCCTCTTCCGCCAACATAA